From Oreochromis niloticus isolate F11D_XX linkage group LG1, O_niloticus_UMD_NMBU, whole genome shotgun sequence, a single genomic window includes:
- the ddx28 gene encoding putative ATP-dependent RNA helicase DDX28, translating into MQAVKVAHLALVASRALGSRRLCCCELFKASACLRSLGQSRFCQTGAETAVIRIPRYLQRRVENVKEIRSKSKINTIKAGKLLIQSKNPALNQSAGYILGKFEQPSLCSKGWKHSKSFGDYFSINNVKAVAPYVAENWNEDGGQKPLATFNNLHICKELVETLETLSIKHPTTVQLQTIPKVMRGHNVLCAAETGSGKTLSYLLPVIHRLQADKESESYSESAHKICTVVLVPSRELAEQVAAVSRTLCAPFGFVTRTVGGGRGVGHIKTVFRRDHPDILVATPGALVKALRRRCLDLSELRFFVVDEADTMFDPSFSDMLENILLHVNVASDPKETRGLGHKAQLLVVGATFPGGVGDVLSKVTDLGKIVIIRSKMLHFLMPHVKQTFLKVKGADKILELHQALKLLQQDRGGGALLVFCNKSSTVNWVGYSLEEMGVKHARLQGEMPAAVRAGIFRSFQKGNVDVLICTDIASRGLDTSRVRLVVNYDFPESHTDYIHRAGRVGRAGGVEDGEVLSFVTHPWDVELVQKIETAARRRLSLPGMESDIHEPKPITLNEME; encoded by the coding sequence ATGCAGGCTGTGAAGGTCGCCCATCTGGCTTTGGTAGCGTCCAGAGCTCTCGGATCAAGAAGATTGTGTTGCTGTGAGCTTTTTAAAGCGTCGGCTTGCCTTCGGTCTCTCGGTCAGAGTCGCTTCTGTCAGACTGGAGCAGAGACCGCGGTCATTCGTATTCCCCGGTACCTGCAGAGACGCGTTGAAAACGTGAAGGAAATTCGAAGCAAAAGCAAGATCAACACCATCAAAGCTGGAAAGCTCCTCATCCAGAGCAAGAACCCAGCTCTGAACCAGTCTGCCGGATACATACTGGGAAAATTCGAGCAGCCTTCTCTTTGCTCCAAAGGATGGAAACATAGCAAATCATTCGGTGACTATTTCAGCATCAACAACGTCAAGGCTGTTGCACCTTATGTTGCTGAAAACTGGAATGAGGACGGTGGACAGAAGCCGCTAGCCACTTTTAATAATCTCCACATCTGCAAGGAGCTAGTGGAGACTTTAGAGACTCTCAGTATTAAACATCCCACCACTGTGCAGCTTCAGACCATCCCCAAAGTCATGAGAGGTCACAATGTACTCTGTGCTGCTGAGACTGGCAGTGGGAAGACGCTGAGTTATCTCCTACCTGTTATTCACAGACTGCAGGCTGATAAGGAGTCTGAAAGTTACTCTGAGAGTGCACACAAGATATGCACTGTGGTACTCGTGCCTTCAAGAGAGCTGGCGGAGCAAGTGGCAGCTGTGTCCAGGACTCTGTGTGCGCCATTTGGTTTCGTTACAAGGACCGTTGGAGGAGGACGAGGTGTGGGACACATCAAGACAGTCTTCAGGAGGGATCATCCGGATATTTTAGTGGCTACGCCAGGTGCTCTGGTCAAGGCCCTGCGGAGGCGTTGTCTGGATTTGAGTGAGCTGAGGTTCTTTGTGGTCGATGAGGCTGACACGATGTTCGACCCCAGCTTTTCTGACATGCTGGAGAACATCCTGCTCCACGTCAACGTTGCTAGTGATCCCAAGGAAACACGTGGCCTGGGTCACAAAGCACAGCTCCTCGTGGTTGGGGCAACTTTTCCAGGTGGTGTGGGCGACGTGCTCAGCAAGGTGACGGATCTTGGAAAAATAGTTATTATCAGGAGCAAGATGCTGCACTTTCTTATGCCCCATGTTAAACAGACATTCCTGAAGGTAAAAGGTGCAGACAAGATCCTAGAGCTCCACCAAGctctgaagctgctgcagcaaGACAGAGGTGGAGGCGCACTTCTGGTGTTCTGCAACAAATCTTCCACCGTCAACTGGGTTGGATACTCGCTTGAAGAGATGGGGGTAAAGCATGCACGTCTCCAAGGGGAGATGCCTGCTGCTGTGCGTGCCGGAATCTTCCGTTCCTTCCAGAAGGGCAATGTAGACGTGCTAATATGCACAGACATTGCCTCACGTGGCCTGGACACATCCAGAGTGCGCTTGGTGGTCAACTATGACTTCCCAGAATCCCACACGGACTATATCCACCGAGCAGGCAGAGTAGGGAGAGCAGGTGGTGTAGAGGATGGGGAGGTCCTCAGCTTTGTCACCCATCCCTGGGATGTGGAGCTGGTGCAGAAGATTGAGACAGCTGCACGCAGGAGATTGAGCTTGCCAGGCATGGAGTCTGACATACATGAACCCAAGCCCATTACATTAAATGAAATGGAGtag